Sequence from the Besnoitia besnoiti strain Bb-Ger1 chromosome Unknown contig00014, whole genome shotgun sequence genome:
GCGAGAAGTGAAGCGAAGGTGATGACGTGTAACTTTTCGAGTACCCAACAGAACTCGCAGCTAAGGCAGTTCAGTTGTTCCAAACCAGATTCCTCAAgctgaggaggcagacgccgcacacCACACGAAGATCAGTTTCACGTCTGTGTTTGCATCAAGCTTGAGTTTCTACGCTCTAATCTCTCTAACCGTGTCGTTCATTCGCATGCCTTTTCCACCGAACTCCTGACTCGAATCTCGGTGAACTACAATGCTGAACCAGGCCCCTACTCGACGCTCCCCTGTGCCCAGTGGCCAAAACGCGTCATTTCCAGCGTTACTTTCTCACGTGAGTGACGACGAgcacgccgcctcgcctggtGTTTCGCAAATTGCCTACTTTATTTTCTAATCGTCTCTTCCACAACCTCCCGGCGTCGATCCGACGGCGccccgctctcgctgcggGGGGGCGTGTCTTGCCGACGAGCTACGCGGACGCCGATTCTTCTCGGTTCGTCCGTTTTTCCGCAAAAAAATGAACAGAAGCATGCGTGTGTGGGCTGCTCCTTCGTTCCTCCGCTAGCGGCCGATGTCAGTGGTTTTTTTTTAACCGAGAACAACGTGTGTGCAGGTGGTTgtcgcgcagaagcgacTCTCACAGTGGCACGACGGCCCTCGTCCCTCGACGTGCAATGAAAGCGTTGCCTCCGGTTCTCcgtgaagcgccgcgactcTTCGTCACTACGCTGAGGCAAATGATACCTTTTAACACCTGTCTTGTGTCTGTTTTGTGGCTTTTTTCCTTTCACATTTGgtctcctcccccccgcgtggcggcgctgctccgGGCGGCTTtccgcacgcgcatgcacaaAGAAAACCGagcgcgtttttttcttgtcttcGCCATCTTTCTGAGTGTCGTCGCCTCAGCCGATGCATTGCCGTCAttttcgcctcttcgtcctttCGTCTTGAAGATCAGAGGAGCgtcggcgccgaagaggcaaCACACGTTCGAGTTTTCCTCTTTTTGCTAGTTGATTTCTGTTCTGCGCGTGCCTCGCCAGCCTTGCCACAATGGCCAGCGTGCCGtcccgcagcggcctcccGCTCTCTCCCGGGAAGAAACAtccggcgtctccttctcttttAAAGCAtacttcttcgtcttcgcccgtCTCACTCACCCAGAACTTTTCTTCGAAGGCCTCGCTTCCGTGGCCAGCGCGCCCCCAGTCGCCCCAGAAACCCCTGAAAGGTACTAGTCAGAGACCTGATGCACCTTCTCCTGTGCTGAAGAAACAGAAAGACTCATCTTCTCCTACCAGAGATAAGGACGTCAACGGGGGCGTCCCTGTCGAGATGGAATGCTCGCGCGACCACAGCCGTAAAAtgcccgcctcccccgcgcagccttcaggtgtacatacaccgcaCACGGAGCGAACTGAGAGGCCCAGCGGCAAGCACAGCAGTTCCCTTTCCTCTGCTACTTCTTCctcatcttcctcctcttcttcctccgcctcttctccctcgaaAATTCCGCGAATCTCCTTCGGAGGTGGCGCTTCCGTCTCAGGCgaaagcgccgcgaaggacgcgaaaAAGGCGCACACGAAAAGCGAGAAAATGTCAAGCGGCGAAGGGCCTGAAAGGGCGCTCTCGACTTCCCCTGTGAAGAGCACGggctcgttttctcctctggCGAAAGGggagaaaaggcgaaaaacCTCGGCAGGCGAACTGCCCACGCGCGCAGAATTGGCCGTGTCGCCCCTGATAGAGCAGAAAGGCCCCAGGCGCGGGGACGCAGGAGgtctccgccagcgcgagggcgaagagggcgagaaggTGAACCAGcgcaagaagacgcgcggatcggctgaggcgagggccaCGCACGccgagggggcgggggcggcggccacCAAGCCAGCACAGAAGActgccgcgtcctctgcatctgcgagggcgcctgcgcacgaCGGCGCCAAAgtggcgagagagaagagcagaCACCTTGGAAGCGACGTGTCCCCCGCTCAGAGGTCTCCTGTCCGCGACGGGGGGTCGTCGGTTAAGAAACTCACCTCTCTCTCCCAGAAGCCGCAGGTAAAgtctgcgcacgcgtcggcgtcttctgcgtcgttcAACGGCGAAAGTGCCTCTGCGACGAGCGGAGGCACAGTGAACCGCAAGCCACACGCCGCGCTCTcgtgccgcgcggctgcaaagttgcagccgcgcgaggcgattCCGCATTTGACGCTGCCGCGGATCGCCGAGCTCGCCGCTGAAGCCCGCGCTCTAGGCGCCCAgggcccgcaggcgaggggcgccggcgagaaaAAGAGCCAGGACAGGACACAgcccggcgtctccgccgccaaTGTGAATATTGCGGCGATCGCTGCGTTGGACTTGAGCGAGCGTGAGGCGGAGCGCGTGGACGATCTCTCGTGCTACAAGAGCCTGAAGCGCCTCGACGTGAGCGGAAACAAACTTGCGGAAGGCCTTGGATTCCTCTCGATGAACCTGGAGTTGCGGTGGCTGAAGGCTGCGGGCAGTCTCctcgaaggcggagaaacgCTCAAATACGCCATCATGAACCTCTCCaacctcctcgtcctcgatCTCAGCGGCAACCAAGTGAGGGGGAAACGAAGCATGAAGCACGCAAAAATGGCGCGCCGTTCCGCATGCGCAATGCAGACACGTATTTGCTCTAGACGCTGCGTAAACCATATTTCCGTACACGTTAAattatatgcatgtatatgtcTATCTATTTTTGTTTAAGTGGAGGTGCGAGCGATCTGTGTACTCCGGACCTACAGGCGGACCCAGGTGTAAGGCGTCTCTGTAGATCTGAAGTGCTAGAAATACATATGTATTTTTTGATTCATATTgatgtatatacatgcacatgCCAGAGAGGATGTATAGGGATGCGGCTTTCTCTTCATAGATCTccgttcctcctcgcgccgtcgctgcgtgtgtgtatCTGTGTCTTATCAGATTTCGCGTCTCGAAGACTTTGCGCCACTGAAGAGTTTGAAGACTCTCGTCCTGAGCGGGAACGAAATACGTAAGTTGCGATTCACGGCTCGCAGGCCACGGAGACcagacgcagccgacgccAGAATGGAGCCGTGGCCGTTCAAAAAATGTGGAAGAAAACTTCTATGCCTCCAGACCTAATACGATTTGCACCGAAGTTCCCGTCTTCAGCAGGGAAACGGGGTAGCACATTTTGTCTCGTTTACGACTTTTTTCCGCGCTGCGACTTCGTTTTCTTGTCTCTGGGCTGATCAAGCGCATCGCTGTGCTGCgctcgcgttttctctctccctgcagtCTACGATGTGCTTCCAAGTCGTTGCTTGTCTCAGGGGTCGGCTGTGCATCATCATAGCGGAGCGAAGAGTCACCGCGTGTCGGGTTTTCTTTTTCGGCCTCTGCTGTGTGCTCAGAGCGTGTTTCCttctcgtcgtctccgctgtcgaCCCTCGAGTGCCTGAGTAAGGTCTGCGATTCCTGGAGCACAGCAGCTTGCCTCGCAGACCATagctgcgcgcgtgtgctTCTTCACGATTTTCCATTTCTCTTTAGTCGAGCGGCGGcctttctctgcgctgcgcttccGCGGGGACGCCGCGCCACAGTCGgcaaagaaaaggaaaaccTTCGCCGCAGGGACGCGCGAGTCTCGCATGTGTAGCGGCCTCGATCCCGCGCCTACTTTTAGAGTATAGATTTTCTTGTCGCAGGAGAGGCGGTTGTGCGGACTACGCGCGTGTGCggtttcctttctctcctcttggcTTTCGCAGTCTTGTCGCGCAACAAGATCCAGGAAGTTGAaaagccgccgcggccgctgacgCATCTCAAGAAGCTATCTTTGTCAGACAACCGCCTCAAGGTAGGCCTGCGGCctggcctctgtctcctctctctggctGTCGCAGACTCCCCCGAGCGGCGTCAagcctccggcgcggtcTCCTCTTCCAAGCGCGACCGCTTGCCACTCGGCTCTTGTGTGGCGTCCGATGCGTTTGCGGGCCCGCACGTCTCCTGTCCTTTTTGGCGTTTTCTGTTGCTCATGTCTTTTTTGTCGCAtgttctcttctgcctccccTTCTCGCGCACTCGCACTGTAGGCTTTTCGTTGCGTTTCTGTGACGCtgctcgcttcttccgcgcgctcAGGGCATGGCCGTCGCTCCGTGGCTTTCTGGGCATTTCGAGGGTGTCTTCATGCACCTGGGTTCGGTGATGTCTTCGTTTTCAGGTTTTTCCCTTCTCAGGGCAGTTCCCTGCGCTAGCGGAGCTCCGTCTAAACGGCAACAGTTTGCTCTCGGTCGGGACTGGCGTCATTTGCATGTCTGAGTTGAAGATCCTCGACCTTGGCCGCAATCAATTCCATCGAATCGAGTGAGACTCGCACGCGAAGAACAGGCCagaggggcgaggcgaccTCAGACGCGCAACAGCtgacgcgcagcgagagtGGGACGCCCCATGGCGTTGAAATTTTGTCTATTTTTCTAAAATTTTTTGCCGCACGCACTGCGGAGGTGAGAGGCGCAACGCAGCAACATGCGCCCAATCGGACGAGGAACGAGCTCTTTtactttttttttcaggggGGTAAAAGCTCTGGCGCAGCACCTGAAGCTGACGCAGCTGAATCTTCTTGGAAATCCTCTGATGACAGCGCCCGCCGTTCTGGTAAGCTGTGGTCTCTTTCGAAACAGTGGAACCGCAAATGTCTCTCCTTTGTgattcgtttttctctttcggAGTTGTGCGACGGCCTCTATCCGGTTGGTCGCTTTCCGCGACAGCCGTGAAGACACGCAGGCAgacgtgtctctctccgtttttctgtcttcctctctctgcctctctcgggAGATGTAGGTATTCTTTGTT
This genomic interval carries:
- a CDS encoding leucine rich repeat-containing protein (encoded by transcript BESB_026290); this translates as MASVPSRSGLPLSPGKKHPASPSLLKHTSSSSPVSLTQNFSSKASLPWPARPQSPQKPLKGTSQRPDAPSPVLKKQKDSSSPTRDKDVNGGVPVEMECSRDHSRKMPASPAQPSGVHTPHTERTERPSGKHSSSLSSATSSSSSSSSSSASSPSKIPRISFGGGASVSGESAAKDAKKAHTKSEKMSSGEGPERALSTSPVKSTGSFSPLAKGEKRRKTSAGELPTRAELAVSPLIEQKGPRRGDAGGLRQREGEEGEKVNQRKKTRGSAEARATHAEGAGAAATKPAQKTAASSASARAPAHDGAKVAREKSRHLGSDVSPAQRSPVRDGGSSVKKLTSLSQKPQVKSAHASASSASFNGESASATSGGTVNRKPHAALSCRAAAKLQPREAIPHLTLPRIAELAAEARALGAQGPQARGAGEKKSQDRTQPGVSAANVNIAAIAALDLSEREAERVDDLSCYKSLKRLDVSGNKLAEGLGFLSMNLELRWLKAAGSLLEGGETLKYAIMNLSNLLVLDLSGNQISRLEDFAPLKSLKTLVLSGNEIQRVSFSSSPLSTLECLILSRNKIQEVEKPPRPLTHLKKLSLSDNRLKVFPFSGQFPALAELRLNGNSLLSVGTGVICMSELKILDLGRNQFHRIEGVKALAQHLKLTQLNLLGNPLMTAPAVLKDVEMQVVASLPSLKIFNSKPLEPRPVNPRKELWKQRQEAARKARANGAAGPSSEAPGGTEAKKDAPVADAGEKKKAFPHKGGPAPGRPQLKKPFKKPNLGGNHHGGAGQQHREKHEKNGEKPHAGGFKRNAGPATGESRVGHAKKRKF